A region of Reichenbachiella carrageenanivorans DNA encodes the following proteins:
- a CDS encoding GPW/gp25 family protein, protein MKHKKSFLGVGWKFPPSFDRKLGSVMLVSEEDDIRESLFILLSTKPGERIMTPEFGCNLHFVVFENIDASLMTEIRNVIEQAVLYFEPRITLEKINIVQDPADMSNLNIELIYTVRKTNTRSNMVYPFYIIEGTNVQHKPKTKSE, encoded by the coding sequence ATGAAACATAAGAAGTCATTTTTGGGTGTAGGGTGGAAGTTTCCTCCAAGCTTTGATCGAAAGTTGGGTAGTGTCATGCTCGTATCGGAGGAGGACGATATTCGTGAGAGCCTTTTTATTTTGCTTTCGACCAAACCTGGAGAGCGAATCATGACCCCAGAGTTTGGATGCAATCTACACTTCGTGGTTTTTGAAAATATAGACGCCTCTCTGATGACCGAAATTCGAAATGTGATCGAGCAGGCTGTCTTGTATTTTGAGCCGAGGATTACATTAGAAAAAATCAATATCGTACAAGATCCAGCAGATATGTCTAATCTGAATATAGAACTGATCTATACTGTGAGAAAAACCAACACCAGAAGTAATATGGTATACCCATTCTATATTATCGAGGGTACCAATGTCCAACACAAACCTAAAACCAAATCGGAGTAA
- a CDS encoding PAAR domain-containing protein, whose product MPIAAVMGDNHVCPMVTGTVPHVGGPLVGPGEPTVLIGGKPAAVLGDTAVCVGPPDSVAMGSFTVLIGGKPAVRVGDTCGHGGVVVGPGVPTVMIG is encoded by the coding sequence ATGCCAATAGCAGCAGTAATGGGAGATAATCATGTGTGCCCTATGGTCACAGGTACAGTGCCTCATGTGGGCGGTCCACTAGTTGGGCCAGGAGAGCCTACCGTGCTGATCGGAGGGAAACCTGCCGCAGTATTGGGAGATACGGCTGTCTGCGTAGGCCCTCCAGATAGCGTGGCGATGGGATCGTTTACGGTCTTGATTGGAGGCAAACCAGCCGTTCGGGTAGGAGATACTTGTGGCCATGGTGGAGTAGTAGTAGGTCCAGGTGTACCTACCGTAATGATAGGATGA